From Aspergillus fumigatus Af293 chromosome 3, whole genome shotgun sequence, a single genomic window includes:
- a CDS encoding glycoside hydrolase family 95 protein, translated as MMSELWYQQPAGNWEEALPVGNGRLGAMVYGRTDTEMLQLNEDSVWYGGPQNRVPHDAFECLPRLRSLIREGNHAEAEKLVRLAFFSHPISQRHYEPLGTLFLDFGHLPECTQNYRRSLDIERATTRVEYEHKGVKVRREVIASNPDSVIAIRVQASQKTDFTLRLTRMSELQYETNEYLDDVTTEDRTITMHITPGGHKSNRACCMVKVRTAEDQDSVTQIGNKLLVNAQDALILISAQTTYRCDDIDKKASSDLETALLHSTDEIWERHVNDYRSLYGRMELHLSPSNCDMPTDKRIKNSRDPGLIALYHNYCRYLLISCSRNGDKALPATLQGIWNPSFHPAWGCKYTININLQMNYWPANICNLSDCEMPLFSLLERVAKSGEETAQKMYGCRGWVAHHCTDIWADTSPGDTWMPATLWPLGGAWLCVHIWDHFRFTRDKEFLERMFPILQGCVQFLLDFLVEDASGEYLVTNPSLSPENTFYEKNGERGVLCEGSTIDIQIVNAVLSAYLKSVEELEIVDKLAPAALDALHRLPPLRIGSFGQLQEWASDYAEVEPGHRHVSHLWALYPGDTISPETTPKIADACSVTLHRREAHGSGHTGWSRAWLINLHARLLAAEECAKHIDLLLAQSTLPNLLDTHPPFQIDGNFGAGAGILEMLLQSHEEGIIRLLPACPRAWSSGSLRNICARGGFKLDFSWENGKIKDAVTVYSEFGRKTVLCFPNNGPRIEIKGRGSHSIQA; from the coding sequence ATGATGTCGGAACTCTGGTACCAGCAGCCTGCTGGCAACTGGGAGGAAGCGTTGCCAGTCGGCAATGGCCGTCTGGGCGCCATGGTCTATGGGCGAACCGATACGGAGATGCTGCAGCTCAATGAGGACTCGGTTTGGTATGGAGGGCCCCAGAATCGTGTTCCGCATGATGCATTTGAGTGTCTCCCACGTCTCCGGTCTCTGATCCGAGAGGGGAACCACGCagaggcggagaagctggttcgtctggccttcttttctcatCCCATTAGTCAACGGCATTACGAACCCTTGGGGACTCTGTTTCTGGACTTTGGTCATCTCCCCGAATGTACGCAAAACTATCGACGGTCGTTGGATATTGAGCGTGCTACCACCCGCGTAGAGTATGAACACAAAGGCGTAAAGGTCCGACGGGAAGTCATCGCCAGCAACCCCGACAGTGTCATTGCCATTCGAGTCCAGGCATCGCAGAAAACGGATTTTACCCTGCGGCTGACTCGAATGAGTGAGCTGCAATACGAAACAAATGAATATCTTGACGATGTCACGACAGAAGACCGGACAATTACCATGCATATCACCCCCGGTGGACACAAGAGCAACAGAGCTTGTTGCATGGTCAAAGTTCGCACAGCGGAAGATCAAGATTCTGTCACTCAAATCGGAAACAAACTGCTGGTCAATGCTCAAGATGCGCTGATTCTAATCTCAGCGCAAACCACTTACCGTTGCGACGACATAGACAAGAAGGCTTCTTCTGACTTGGAGACAGCTCTACTGCACTCTACTGATGAGATCTGGGAACGACATGTGAACGACTACCGATCACTCTATGGTCGCATGGAACTGCACCTGAGTCCCAGCAACTGTGACATGCCAACTGACAAAAGAATCAAGAACTCGCGTGACCCTGGTCTGATAGCACTCTACCATAATTACTGTCGCTATCTGTTGATATCGTGCAGTCGGAATGGGGACAAGGCTTTACCAGCGACGCTACAGGGAATATGGAATCCGTCTTTCCATCCAGCCTGGGGGTGTAAATACACGATAAATATTAATCTGCAGATGAACTACTGGCCGGCAAATATTTGCAATCTTTCCGATTGCGAGATGCCGCTATTCTCTCTACTAGAGCGAGTGGCGAAATCAGGAGAGGAGACAGCACAGAAGATGTACGGCTGCCGTGGCTGGGTGGCTCATCACTGCACCGATATTTGGGCTGATACTTCTCCTGGAGACACGTGGATGCCAGCAACTCTTTGGCCTCTAGGAGGTGCTTGGCTCTGTGTCCATATCTGGGATCATTTCCGTTTCACCCGCGATAAGGAATTTCTCGAGAGAATGTTTCCGATTCTGCAAGGATGTGTGCAATTTCTTCTGGATTTCTTGGTCGAAGATGCATCTGGAGAGTATTTGGTTACGAACCCGTCCCTGTCGCCCGAAAACACGTTCTATGAAAAAAACGGAGAGCGTGGTGTTCTGTGTGAAGGCTCCACCATTGATATCCAAATCGTGAATGCCGTCCTGAGCGCTTACCTGAAAAGTGTTGAAGAGTTAGAGATAGTGGATAAGCTTGCGCCCGCAGCATTAGACGCCCTGCATCGACTTCCACCGCTCCGCATCGGATCTTTCGGGCAACTACAAGAGTGGGCTTCGGACTATGCGGAAGTAGAGCCCGGGCATCGGCATGTTTCCCACCTGTGGGCCTTGTATCCTGGAGATACTATCAGCCCGGAAACAACGCCCAAAATAGCCGACGCCTGCTCGGTCACACTGCACAGACGTGAGGCCCATGGAAGCGGCCATACGGGCTGGAGTCGCGCATGGTTAATCAATCTGCATGCACGATTGCTGGCAGCTGAGGAGTGTGCAAAGCACATTGATCTCTTACTGGCGCAGTCAACCCTGCCCAACTTATTGGACACTCACCCGCCGTTCCAGATCGACGGTAACTTCGGCGCCGGTGCAGGTATCCTGGAGATGCTCCTTCAATCCCATGAGGAGGGAATCATTAGGCTTCTTCCCGCTTGCCCGAGAGCTTGGAGTTCGGGGTCTCTTCGAAACATCTGCGCTCGTGGAGGGTTCAAATTAGATTTCAGCTGGGAAAACGGTAAGATAAAGGATGCTGTGACTGTCTACTCCGAATTCGGCCGTAAAACAGTCCTTTGCTTTCCTAACAATGGACCTCGGATTGAAATCAAGGGCAGGGGATCTCACAGCATTCAGGCCTGA